The DNA window TGCCGAAGTAAAAGGGTACTACCACGTATTGGAAAGCAACTCTTCGTCTCAGTTGATCACCCTTAAAAATATTCCTGCCGGAAAGTATACCAAGGTTACTTTTACAATTGGAGTAGATGAAGACGGTGTGCAGGAAGGTGCCGCCGGTGGAGTGTTAGACCCAGCAGAAGGTGCTTGGTTTTGGAACTGGAACGCGGGCTATATTGGATTTGCCATAGAAGGTGCTTCGCCTAATTCAAGCCAAAAAGAAGTAGTAGGAGAAGGGTGGAAAATACACGAAAAATCGTTTGCCTTGCACGTAGGTGGATGGAAAGACGTGGCGCCTGCCAGTGGACAAACGCAAAAGTTTGTAAACAATGTAAAAACGTTAACACTTGCGCTAGACTCACCTGTGACTGTTTCTGAAAAGCTTCAGCCAAAAGCACATATCGTAGTAGATGCGCTGAAAGTATTGGACGGGGTAAATATTGATTTTGCTACCTCTTATGCCATCCATGCTCCAGCATTGGGCAAGCCCTTGGCAGAGCAATTATCTAATGCTTTTATACTTCATCATGTACACCAATAAAATGCCATTGAATTATAAATTATACCAAGCATACCCCACCTTGTGTTGGGTATGCATTTTTGTATTGTTGGTGGGGTGCCAAAAACAAAACGAAGCCCCTGATAATACCTATGTATTTGTGAAACCTGCGAACTTTCCTGAACCTACCTATACTTTTAAGA is part of the Microscilla marina ATCC 23134 genome and encodes:
- a CDS encoding MbnP family protein — encoded protein: MKSLNILIISILSIALLAACKKEDTATPASETGQMILQFDNKVGSEELNLTESGGTVYPYKTASGQTFNITKMGYYVSKIKLETEDGTVHEDEMNVSANAAEVKGYYHVLESNSSSQLITLKNIPAGKYTKVTFTIGVDEDGVQEGAAGGVLDPAEGAWFWNWNAGYIGFAIEGASPNSSQKEVVGEGWKIHEKSFALHVGGWKDVAPASGQTQKFVNNVKTLTLALDSPVTVSEKLQPKAHIVVDALKVLDGVNIDFATSYAIHAPALGKPLAEQLSNAFILHHVHQ